One Methylomonas sp. LL1 DNA window includes the following coding sequences:
- a CDS encoding response regulator, with amino-acid sequence MISILLVDDHAIVREGYRALLAKQPGLQVIAEAGDGSQAYQQFKERQPDLTITDISLPGSSGLELIARIKQRQADAKILVFSMHQNPGFAGQALRAGALGYVTKSSPPEELLRAIQEVHAGRHVLSADIAQALALEKLGGKRIALETLTVREFEILRLLVDGCGNDDIARILNISPKTVGNCHYLIKRKLGVASDIELTRLAIKLNVLDLLELSAPVDSFPPG; translated from the coding sequence ATGATCAGCATTTTACTGGTCGACGATCACGCCATCGTCCGCGAAGGCTACCGCGCCTTGCTGGCCAAACAGCCCGGCTTGCAGGTAATTGCCGAAGCTGGCGACGGCTCTCAAGCTTATCAGCAGTTTAAGGAACGCCAGCCGGACCTTACGATTACCGATATTTCCTTGCCCGGCAGCAGCGGGCTGGAACTGATAGCCCGCATCAAACAACGCCAGGCCGACGCCAAAATCCTGGTGTTCAGCATGCATCAAAATCCCGGCTTTGCCGGGCAGGCCCTGCGGGCTGGCGCCTTGGGTTACGTGACCAAAAGCAGTCCGCCCGAGGAATTGCTGCGGGCGATACAGGAAGTCCATGCCGGCCGGCACGTGTTGAGCGCAGACATCGCCCAGGCCCTGGCGCTGGAAAAACTCGGCGGCAAGCGCATCGCGCTGGAAACCTTGACGGTGCGAGAATTCGAGATTCTGCGTTTACTGGTCGACGGATGCGGCAACGACGACATCGCCCGTATCCTCAACATCAGCCCGAAAACGGTCGGCAACTGCCATTATCTGATCAAGCGTAAACTCGGCGTCGCCAGCGATATAGAACTGACAAGGCTGGCGATCAAATTGAATGTGCTGGACCTTTTAGAGTTATCCGCCCCAGTCGATTCTTTTCCGCCAGGCTAA
- the dhaK gene encoding dihydroxyacetone kinase subunit DhaK, whose amino-acid sequence MKKFIDSPATLLDTSLQGFAKAHADIVQLNTQPNYIFRSVRKSGKVALISGGGSGHEPLHSGFVGVGMLDAACPGQIFTSPTPDQMLAAAQAVDGGAGVLFIVKNYAGDVMNFEMAAEMLDMPNATVLVNDDVSLPKTHSIGRRGVAGTAIVEKIVGAAAEEGYDLAACQVLGQKVAKATASMGVALSSCTVPALGHPTFAIAEDEIEMGVGIHGERGRETGKLVSATEIVEQLAGHIEDDLNPQAGQQVLLHVNGFGATPLVELHLIYELAWQFWSRRGLSIQRSLVGNFTTSLDMAGCSLTLTLLDEEMLRLWDAPVNTAALRWGC is encoded by the coding sequence ATGAAAAAATTTATCGATAGCCCGGCCACATTGTTGGATACCAGTCTGCAAGGCTTTGCCAAGGCCCATGCCGATATCGTGCAACTGAATACCCAACCAAATTATATTTTTCGCTCGGTTCGAAAATCCGGCAAGGTGGCGTTGATCTCGGGTGGCGGATCAGGCCATGAACCCTTGCACAGCGGTTTTGTCGGTGTCGGGATGTTGGATGCGGCCTGTCCCGGACAAATCTTTACATCGCCGACACCCGACCAAATGCTGGCCGCCGCCCAGGCGGTGGATGGCGGAGCAGGGGTGTTGTTCATCGTCAAAAATTATGCCGGCGATGTGATGAACTTCGAAATGGCGGCGGAAATGCTGGATATGCCCAATGCGACGGTATTGGTGAACGACGATGTGTCGTTGCCGAAAACGCATAGCATCGGCCGGCGAGGGGTGGCCGGTACCGCTATCGTCGAAAAAATCGTCGGTGCGGCGGCCGAAGAGGGTTACGATCTGGCGGCCTGCCAGGTGCTGGGCCAGAAAGTGGCGAAGGCGACCGCCTCAATGGGTGTGGCCTTGAGCAGTTGCACGGTGCCGGCGCTGGGTCATCCGACTTTTGCCATTGCCGAGGATGAGATCGAGATGGGCGTAGGCATACATGGCGAACGTGGACGGGAAACCGGCAAACTGGTGTCCGCGACCGAGATTGTCGAACAACTGGCTGGGCATATTGAGGACGATCTAAATCCCCAGGCTGGTCAGCAGGTGCTATTGCATGTCAATGGTTTCGGCGCAACGCCGTTGGTGGAGTTGCATTTGATTTATGAACTGGCCTGGCAATTTTGGAGCCGACGTGGATTATCGATACAGCGTTCGCTGGTCGGTAATTTCACTACCTCGCTGGATATGGCGGGCTGTTCGTTGACACTGACCTTGCTGGACGAGGAAATGTTGCGATTGTGGGATGCGCCGGTCAATACCGCCGCATTGCGCTGGGGCTGCTGA
- a CDS encoding dicarboxylate/amino acid:cation symporter gives MRLSLNIQIFVGSIAGLALGLLFARMGIEAGGVKQGLYLCGLIGTLFIDLLKMVLVPLVFTSIVVGVANLRQHSQLHRVWLSTLGFFILSMGLAILLALLAGNWFHPGQGLNLDLFQGANQNIAAKQMSFAEFIAGFLHGLFVNPFAALAQGNVLAIVMFALLLGIALVVGGERYRNVLRLMQEGLELMLSMVGWIMRLAPFGILALLAQLLATQNMAVLASLAQFVAVVLGTTLLHGFVILPLLLFLVTRMSPSRFFRGAREALITAFATSSSSATLPVTLRCAEQHLHVKPSIAGFVIPLGSVANMDGTALYEAAAAMFVANLVGIELDLAQQMIVFFTTMLAAIGAPGIPSAGMVTMVMVLQSVGLPAEAIAILLPIDRLLDTFRTMVNVEGDMVGSLVVQRLVKTSG, from the coding sequence GTGCGACTTTCGTTAAATATTCAAATCTTTGTTGGTAGCATAGCGGGTTTAGCGCTAGGGCTGTTGTTCGCGCGGATGGGGATCGAAGCCGGCGGCGTGAAGCAAGGCCTGTATCTCTGCGGTCTAATCGGCACGTTGTTCATCGACTTGTTGAAAATGGTCTTGGTGCCGCTGGTGTTTACCTCTATTGTGGTCGGCGTCGCCAATTTGCGCCAACATAGTCAATTGCATCGGGTATGGCTATCAACCCTGGGGTTTTTTATATTGTCGATGGGCTTGGCGATTTTATTAGCCTTGCTGGCCGGTAATTGGTTTCACCCCGGTCAAGGCCTGAACCTGGATTTGTTCCAGGGCGCCAATCAGAATATTGCCGCCAAACAGATGAGTTTTGCCGAGTTCATTGCCGGTTTTTTGCATGGGTTGTTCGTCAATCCGTTCGCGGCCCTGGCCCAAGGCAATGTGTTGGCGATTGTGATGTTTGCCTTGTTGCTAGGGATTGCGTTGGTGGTGGGAGGGGAACGTTACCGCAATGTTTTGCGGTTAATGCAGGAAGGTTTGGAACTGATGTTGAGCATGGTGGGCTGGATTATGCGGCTGGCGCCGTTCGGTATCTTGGCGCTGCTGGCTCAATTGCTGGCCACCCAAAACATGGCGGTGTTGGCGAGTCTGGCCCAATTTGTGGCGGTGGTGTTGGGTACCACGTTGCTGCATGGTTTTGTGATATTACCATTGTTGTTATTTCTGGTTACCAGAATGTCGCCCTCAAGATTTTTTCGTGGCGCGCGCGAGGCCTTGATCACCGCTTTTGCCACTAGCTCCAGTTCGGCTACCTTGCCGGTAACCTTACGGTGCGCGGAGCAGCATTTACATGTCAAACCCAGTATTGCCGGTTTCGTGATTCCATTGGGCTCCGTGGCCAACATGGATGGCACGGCGTTGTATGAAGCGGCGGCGGCTATGTTCGTGGCGAATCTAGTGGGTATCGAGCTCGATCTGGCTCAGCAGATGATTGTGTTTTTTACCACCATGTTGGCCGCGATCGGGGCGCCCGGTATCCCTAGTGCCGGCATGGTGACGATGGTGATGGTGTTGCAGTCGGTCGGATTGCCGGCCGAAGCCATAGCCATTCTGCTGCCGATCGATCGTTTGTTGGATACGTTTCGGACCATGGTCAATGTCGAGGGCGATATGGTCGGTAGTCTAGTGGTGCAGAGACTGGTTAAAACCTCCGGCTGA
- a CDS encoding YchJ family protein encodes MTTTTDEIQACLCGSGLAYPDCCGLYHSGKRLPDTAEALMRSRFTAYARRDAAYLLASWNAGKRPASLDFSEETALWHSLQIINCKKGGVTNSKGIVEFKAFYNQDGIEYFMHEISRFVKTGQRWFYLDGVIKAAGKTEAGSNTDGNALCTHGGCKKFKSV; translated from the coding sequence ATGACTACGACGACTGACGAAATACAGGCTTGCTTGTGCGGTTCCGGCCTTGCCTATCCGGATTGCTGCGGACTATATCACAGCGGTAAACGACTTCCAGATACGGCGGAAGCATTGATGCGCTCGCGTTTTACCGCCTATGCGCGGCGAGACGCCGCTTATCTGCTGGCCAGCTGGAATGCGGGCAAACGTCCGGCTAGCCTAGACTTTTCCGAGGAAACCGCCCTATGGCACTCGTTGCAAATCATCAATTGCAAAAAAGGCGGCGTTACCAACAGCAAAGGGATCGTGGAATTTAAAGCGTTTTACAACCAGGACGGGATTGAATATTTCATGCACGAAATCAGCCGCTTTGTAAAAACCGGCCAACGCTGGTTTTATCTGGATGGTGTCATCAAAGCCGCCGGCAAAACCGAGGCCGGTTCAAATACCGACGGAAATGCCTTATGCACCCATGGCGGCTGCAAGAAATTCAAGTCGGTTTAA
- a CDS encoding sensor histidine kinase yields MNLQLHLLSRIAVLALLCLAVIAGYSLFQSHKQAERNTRQMAEAIGKQLESQLLLIDAGMGLSNPFPNFEFWKQSGGQPGVCVVYAPADDGNSRSLCQGTKPSDADWPASFENVYRWIFNPGLQAVRPIASKDRVHGSLTVTPSAELEITDAWNKTLSLMALSTVTVLAICLLVYLSISRALRPAQTIVAGLEDLESGHLDFRLPPFELDEWHRIASAINQLAASQQQLLNERRKLAVKLIDLQEQERRYLARELHDEFGQCLAAINAVASSIKQTATLQCPDLMAEADHIGRITAHMLDGVRDLLGRLRPAEFDELGLAASLNSLVAGWNGRNGGKTRYHLNIVGDCDSLPEALAVALFRIAQECLTNIAKHAKASSVGISLTIADEAAVLTVKDDGVARQQPFADVAGIGLLGIRERVTALHGQLRLEIAEPHGLIVEARLPMAIMTETNA; encoded by the coding sequence ATGAATTTACAACTGCATTTACTGTCCCGTATCGCGGTGCTTGCCTTGCTGTGCCTGGCGGTGATCGCCGGCTATTCACTGTTTCAAAGCCACAAACAAGCCGAACGAAACACCCGGCAAATGGCCGAGGCCATAGGCAAACAGCTGGAGTCGCAGCTATTGTTGATCGACGCCGGCATGGGCCTAAGCAACCCGTTTCCGAATTTCGAGTTTTGGAAACAATCCGGCGGCCAGCCTGGCGTTTGCGTGGTTTACGCGCCCGCCGATGATGGCAATTCGCGCAGTCTTTGCCAGGGCACCAAACCATCGGACGCCGATTGGCCGGCGAGTTTTGAAAACGTTTATCGGTGGATTTTCAATCCCGGATTGCAAGCGGTGCGGCCCATAGCCTCGAAGGATCGCGTCCATGGCTCGCTGACGGTGACACCCAGCGCCGAGTTGGAGATTACCGATGCATGGAACAAGACGCTTAGCCTAATGGCGTTATCAACCGTCACTGTTTTGGCGATCTGCCTGCTGGTATATCTCAGTATCAGCCGCGCCTTGAGGCCGGCACAAACCATAGTCGCCGGCTTGGAAGACCTGGAATCGGGGCATCTGGATTTTCGCCTGCCGCCGTTTGAATTGGATGAATGGCATCGCATCGCCTCGGCCATTAACCAACTGGCGGCCAGCCAGCAACAATTGCTGAATGAACGCCGAAAATTGGCGGTGAAATTGATCGATCTTCAGGAACAGGAGCGCCGCTATTTGGCCAGGGAGTTGCACGACGAATTCGGCCAATGCCTGGCAGCCATCAACGCCGTCGCCTCTTCCATCAAGCAAACGGCAACCCTTCAATGCCCGGACTTGATGGCCGAAGCCGATCATATCGGCCGCATCACCGCGCACATGCTGGACGGCGTGCGCGACTTGCTCGGCCGTTTGCGTCCGGCGGAATTCGACGAACTGGGCTTGGCGGCCAGCCTCAACAGTTTGGTCGCCGGCTGGAACGGACGTAACGGCGGCAAGACCCGCTACCATTTGAATATAGTCGGCGATTGCGATTCATTGCCGGAAGCGCTGGCCGTGGCCTTGTTTCGGATCGCCCAGGAATGTCTGACCAACATCGCCAAACATGCCAAAGCCTCCAGCGTCGGCATCAGCCTGACGATAGCTGACGAGGCGGCGGTTTTGACCGTAAAAGACGATGGCGTAGCCAGGCAACAACCCTTTGCCGATGTCGCCGGCATAGGCTTGTTGGGCATCCGCGAACGCGTCACCGCCTTGCACGGCCAACTGAGATTGGAGATAGCCGAACCCCACGGCTTGATCGTCGAAGCCCGTCTGCCGATGGCGATCATGACCGAGACGAACGCATGA
- a CDS encoding glycine cleavage system protein R, whose protein sequence is MQLAISILGNKADGFIAEILSAISTCQCSVVELRTSNLTEITSAYILIDGNWNYVAKLEGLLDAIRNRFQVQISLLRPQEFDPPPTVEEGVPYTLETISMDKKDLLFELTSFLLARGIIIDEISASLHPAMLFKNQIFSTRFTLLVPPDVRILSLREEFLDFCDSLNIDAILEPIKR, encoded by the coding sequence ATGCAGCTTGCAATCAGCATTTTGGGAAATAAAGCCGATGGTTTTATCGCGGAAATTCTTTCGGCGATCAGCACCTGCCAGTGCAGCGTGGTGGAACTTCGTACTTCTAATCTGACCGAGATTACCTCGGCTTATATTTTGATCGATGGCAACTGGAATTATGTCGCCAAACTGGAAGGCTTGCTGGATGCGATCCGCAACCGGTTTCAAGTTCAGATCAGTTTGTTGCGTCCACAGGAGTTTGACCCGCCGCCTACCGTGGAGGAGGGGGTGCCTTATACTCTGGAAACGATTTCGATGGATAAAAAAGACTTGCTGTTCGAATTGACCTCTTTTTTATTGGCGCGCGGCATCATCATCGATGAGATCAGTGCCAGTCTGCATCCGGCGATGCTGTTCAAAAATCAGATATTTTCCACCCGTTTCACACTGCTGGTGCCTCCCGATGTACGTATTTTGTCGCTACGCGAGGAATTTTTGGATTTCTGCGACAGCCTGAACATTGACGCCATCCTTGAACCCATCAAACGTTAA
- a CDS encoding DUF2380 domain-containing protein, with product MNKLTKITLVLSLILLSGNGRAAQRIAIVSFELSDMSSLPNTPAELQRTASMAPLLHKALRRAGDYEIVFIDADAQKLANAGFGYLFRFHDLAAQLGQRVGADWIIVSQHSKPSFLVSYLVTHLIRVKNQTLAAHYDIELKGNHEKVTYRSINRLAEKVHESIERAGQR from the coding sequence ATGAACAAACTGACCAAAATTACCCTGGTGTTGTCGCTGATCCTACTGTCCGGAAACGGCCGTGCCGCGCAGCGCATCGCCATCGTCAGTTTCGAACTCAGTGATATGAGTTCGCTGCCCAATACGCCGGCCGAACTGCAACGCACCGCATCGATGGCGCCTTTATTACACAAGGCCTTAAGGCGGGCTGGCGATTATGAAATCGTGTTTATCGATGCCGACGCTCAAAAATTGGCCAATGCCGGGTTTGGGTATTTGTTTCGCTTTCATGATCTGGCGGCTCAATTAGGCCAACGAGTCGGGGCCGACTGGATCATTGTCAGTCAGCACAGCAAGCCCAGTTTCTTGGTTTCATACCTAGTGACGCATTTGATCCGGGTAAAAAACCAAACGCTTGCCGCGCACTATGATATCGAGTTAAAGGGCAATCATGAAAAAGTCACCTATCGCAGTATCAATAGGCTTGCCGAAAAAGTTCACGAATCGATTGAGCGGGCCGGGCAACGGTGA
- a CDS encoding multiheme c-type cytochrome, whose translation MSINLIPRWLAVILWLFTAGNVYALELSPSSLELIAGKTAQITVSKTSGSVSAKSSNKEIASVSYSGGILTVKSLKSGSAVISVKDKKTSKTAEIKVLAASAMSISPTSLALKIGETGKITVSNPSGRVSSKSSNTSVATVSYESGTVKVKGIKAGSATITIKDSRSSKTASVTVSSSSSSGLTVSPSVVSLNVGNNTNVSVTNPSGTVSAQSSDSAIATASYGNGTAVITGVKAGSTTVVIRDSSTSKTVSVTVLNTTAIGNYTLLAWNDLGMHCMDGLDFSVFAILPPYNTLHAQLKDKSGKLVTSNVLLTYEAVADSSGSINTSSADKTNFWTWVQDLVGLNPAPDVGLNLDGLASGSPAPGNKTPTLTPAPMTYNAAYNWFEAEGIPITPFDDAGKKNFYPTVKVVAKDAVTGKVLASTTTVLPVSDEMTCKGCHASTDSTNPAQTAAKPSPNWLFDNDPEKDWKRNILLLHDQKQASNSVFTSALTKAGYPNGLLASADNNKPVLCVACHASNAYFDKENKTTVMGGMAGIPAFTQALHQKHADVIDPTTNTKLNDIANRSSCYQCHPGSVTQCLRGAMGKAVDAQGDSSMSCQSCHGDMKAVGNPARQGWFNEPTCESCHNSAAPGKRALSGVNAQGVEIVPTDHTFATNADTPVPGLNLYRFSKGHGGLQCEACHGATHAEYPSSHQDENLQSIAIQGHAGPVAECTACHTTVPSTVNGGPHGMHSTGDSWVKQHENANKNGTATTPSCSYCHGTTSAGTPLSAIKVAKTIDAGEFGIKNWPAGYQVSCFSCHNGPNP comes from the coding sequence ATGAGCATAAATTTAATACCCAGATGGCTAGCGGTTATCCTATGGCTGTTTACGGCCGGCAATGTCTACGCCCTCGAGCTGAGCCCGTCTTCGCTCGAGCTCATCGCGGGAAAAACCGCGCAAATCACAGTCTCGAAAACATCCGGCTCGGTCTCGGCCAAATCGAGCAATAAAGAGATTGCAAGCGTCAGTTATTCAGGCGGTATCCTTACCGTAAAGAGCCTAAAATCAGGTTCGGCAGTCATTAGCGTCAAGGATAAAAAAACCTCTAAAACAGCGGAGATTAAGGTTTTAGCCGCATCGGCAATGAGTATTTCGCCGACATCGCTGGCGCTCAAGATCGGGGAGACCGGAAAAATTACCGTGTCGAACCCATCGGGCCGAGTAAGTTCTAAATCTTCGAATACTTCGGTAGCTACCGTCAGTTATGAAAGCGGTACCGTCAAGGTGAAAGGCATCAAAGCGGGTAGCGCGACTATCACGATAAAAGATAGTAGAAGCTCCAAAACGGCTAGCGTGACGGTTTCATCAAGCTCGAGCTCAGGCTTGACGGTGTCACCCTCGGTTGTGTCTCTGAATGTCGGCAATAACACCAACGTATCGGTAACCAACCCGTCCGGCACGGTAAGCGCCCAGTCATCCGATTCAGCCATCGCCACGGCCAGTTACGGCAATGGCACCGCTGTTATAACCGGGGTCAAAGCAGGCTCGACAACCGTCGTGATCCGAGACAGCAGTACCTCGAAAACGGTTTCCGTTACTGTCTTGAATACTACGGCGATTGGTAACTATACCCTGTTAGCCTGGAACGATCTGGGCATGCATTGCATGGATGGCCTGGATTTTTCCGTGTTTGCCATCTTGCCGCCTTACAACACATTGCATGCCCAATTGAAAGATAAGAGCGGAAAATTGGTGACTAGCAACGTATTGCTAACCTACGAAGCCGTCGCGGACAGTTCCGGTTCTATCAACACGAGCAGCGCCGATAAAACCAATTTCTGGACCTGGGTTCAGGATTTGGTTGGTCTCAACCCCGCACCTGATGTGGGTTTGAATCTGGACGGTCTGGCTTCCGGTTCGCCCGCTCCCGGCAATAAAACCCCTACACTGACTCCGGCGCCGATGACTTATAACGCGGCCTATAACTGGTTCGAAGCCGAAGGGATACCGATTACACCGTTTGATGATGCCGGCAAAAAGAATTTTTATCCTACCGTTAAAGTCGTAGCTAAAGACGCGGTCACGGGTAAGGTTCTGGCAAGCACCACCACGGTACTGCCGGTCAGCGATGAAATGACCTGTAAAGGTTGCCATGCCTCGACCGATTCAACCAATCCAGCTCAAACGGCGGCAAAACCATCGCCAAATTGGCTATTCGACAACGATCCGGAGAAGGATTGGAAACGCAATATTCTTTTACTTCACGATCAAAAACAGGCTTCCAACAGTGTATTTACATCAGCGCTTACCAAGGCCGGTTATCCAAACGGATTGTTGGCCTCGGCCGACAACAACAAACCCGTGCTTTGCGTCGCCTGCCATGCCAGCAATGCCTATTTTGACAAGGAAAACAAAACCACGGTCATGGGCGGCATGGCTGGCATCCCGGCGTTTACCCAAGCACTTCATCAAAAACATGCCGATGTGATCGACCCGACCACGAACACCAAGCTCAATGACATTGCCAATCGGTCTTCGTGCTATCAATGTCACCCAGGATCGGTCACTCAGTGCCTACGCGGTGCAATGGGCAAGGCAGTCGACGCTCAAGGAGATTCATCAATGAGCTGTCAAAGTTGCCACGGCGATATGAAAGCCGTGGGCAATCCTGCCCGCCAGGGTTGGTTCAACGAACCGACTTGCGAGTCATGCCATAACAGCGCGGCCCCCGGTAAACGGGCACTATCCGGCGTCAATGCTCAAGGTGTTGAGATTGTGCCAACCGATCACACGTTTGCCACCAATGCCGATACGCCCGTTCCGGGGCTGAATTTATATCGATTCAGTAAAGGCCATGGCGGCTTGCAGTGCGAAGCTTGTCACGGCGCAACTCATGCGGAATATCCATCCAGCCATCAGGATGAAAACCTGCAAAGTATTGCCATACAAGGCCATGCCGGCCCCGTGGCCGAATGTACCGCCTGTCATACGACGGTACCGTCCACGGTAAATGGCGGACCTCACGGCATGCATAGCACGGGAGATAGCTGGGTTAAACAGCATGAAAATGCCAACAAAAACGGCACGGCCACAACTCCAAGTTGCTCTTATTGTCACGGCACGACCAGCGCCGGCACACCGTTAAGCGCAATCAAGGTTGCTAAAACCATTGATGCCGGTGAATTCGGTATTAAAAACTGGCCGGCGGGCTATCAAGTCAGCTGTTTCAGTTGCCACAACGGCCCCAACCCATAA
- a CDS encoding regulator, whose translation MTNHFFDDTHIQWQTLAGFDHLQYSILDIDENNQIVDVLFKFAAQQQIVLHRHKSLNKTFVIQGEHRLYHADGSLKEIRPVGKYTSSQPSDEPHREGGGDVDVVVFFSIRGGDGVFYQILDDDLNVVGELGMRDFIDLYKKQMGKTS comes from the coding sequence ATGACCAATCACTTTTTCGATGACACCCACATTCAATGGCAAACCCTGGCCGGTTTCGATCACCTACAATATTCGATCCTGGATATTGATGAAAACAATCAAATCGTCGACGTGCTGTTCAAGTTTGCCGCCCAACAACAAATCGTCTTGCACCGGCACAAGTCCCTGAACAAGACCTTCGTGATTCAGGGCGAACATAGGCTATATCACGCCGACGGCAGCCTCAAGGAAATCCGGCCGGTCGGCAAATATACCTCCAGCCAGCCCAGCGACGAGCCGCATCGGGAAGGTGGTGGCGATGTGGATGTCGTCGTGTTTTTCAGCATCCGCGGTGGCGACGGCGTGTTCTACCAGATTCTGGACGACGATTTGAACGTGGTCGGCGAACTCGGCATGCGGGATTTTATCGACTTGTACAAAAAACAAATGGGGAAAACCTCATGA
- a CDS encoding HAD-IIA family hydrolase, whose translation MQAFTDVRGLIIDMDGVLWHGDRAQPGLIELFQILRYLRLPFVLATNNASLTAEQYVFKLADMGVEIDLTEILTSGMATALFLAERYPARDTRVFVIGGAGASRPLLDQGFTLTGLDDIEPDRRAHLVVCGLDKQLSWDKLCTAALNIQAGADFFGTNGDVSLPTERGFLPGNGATLAALRAATGVTPVTIGKPEPIIYQQALRLLGVDPAYVIAIGDRLDTDILGAVRAGIRSLMVLTGISCESDIAKLDYAPNWVMRDIRELTQVLLKQHKESQ comes from the coding sequence ATGCAAGCTTTTACTGATGTTCGCGGTCTCATTATCGACATGGATGGCGTGCTGTGGCATGGAGATCGAGCCCAGCCGGGACTGATTGAGTTGTTCCAGATTTTGCGCTATTTGCGCTTGCCCTTTGTGTTAGCCACGAATAATGCCAGCCTGACGGCCGAACAATATGTCTTCAAACTGGCGGACATGGGCGTTGAAATTGATTTAACGGAAATTTTAACCTCGGGCATGGCCACGGCCCTGTTTTTGGCCGAGCGCTATCCAGCGAGGGACACCCGGGTATTCGTAATCGGGGGGGCGGGTGCGTCAAGGCCCTTGTTGGATCAAGGCTTTACGCTGACCGGGCTGGACGACATCGAACCCGATCGGCGCGCTCATCTGGTGGTATGCGGCCTGGACAAACAATTGAGCTGGGACAAGCTATGTACCGCGGCGTTGAATATACAAGCGGGCGCGGATTTTTTCGGTACCAACGGTGACGTCAGTTTGCCGACCGAACGCGGATTTTTGCCCGGTAACGGGGCGACGCTAGCGGCGCTGCGGGCGGCCACCGGTGTCACCCCTGTCACCATAGGCAAGCCCGAACCCATCATTTACCAGCAAGCCCTGAGGCTTTTGGGCGTAGATCCCGCTTATGTGATCGCGATTGGCGATAGACTGGATACCGATATTCTGGGGGCGGTGCGCGCCGGGATACGCAGTTTGATGGTATTGACCGGTATTTCCTGTGAGAGTGATATTGCCAAGCTTGATTATGCGCCCAACTGGGTGATGCGGGATATTCGTGAACTCACTCAAGTTTTGCTCAAACAACATAAGGAGTCGCAATGA
- the bcp gene encoding thioredoxin-dependent thiol peroxidase, with amino-acid sequence MTTVAIGQAVPDFQLPATGDKHLSLADFKGRKLVLYFYPKDNTPGCTQEGQAFRDHISQFDDLNATVLGVSRDSVKMHEGFKYKQAFPFDLLSDQDEQLCQLFDVIKMKNMYGKQVRGIERSTFLIDENGVLVHEWRKVKVKTHVEEVLDVLRKD; translated from the coding sequence ATGACTACTGTAGCCATTGGCCAAGCCGTTCCGGATTTTCAACTACCGGCGACCGGCGATAAACATCTGTCACTTGCCGACTTTAAGGGCAGGAAACTGGTTTTGTATTTTTATCCCAAGGACAACACACCGGGTTGCACTCAAGAAGGACAAGCCTTTCGTGATCATATCTCGCAATTTGACGATTTGAATGCGACGGTTTTGGGTGTTTCGCGCGATAGCGTGAAGATGCACGAGGGCTTTAAGTACAAGCAGGCGTTTCCGTTCGATTTGTTGTCGGATCAAGACGAACAATTGTGCCAGTTGTTCGATGTGATCAAGATGAAAAACATGTACGGCAAGCAGGTGCGTGGCATTGAACGCAGCACGTTTTTAATCGATGAAAACGGCGTGCTGGTTCACGAATGGCGCAAGGTAAAAGTCAAAACCCACGTCGAAGAGGTTTTAGATGTTTTGCGGAAAGATTAA
- a CDS encoding peroxiredoxin: MSQLLEKNQEAPFFRAVNQDNKLLYLSDYKGEKNVVLYFYPKDDTPGCTIEANDFTGLAEEFDALDTVIIGVSKDDCESHRAFISKYGLNVQLLADTSGELCDSYGVWQEVEKDGVKKWKIVRSTFIIDKDGMLVEAMYGVNHEGHAQAVLDTIKALNA, encoded by the coding sequence ATGTCACAATTATTAGAAAAAAACCAGGAAGCGCCGTTTTTCAGAGCCGTTAATCAAGATAACAAACTACTGTATTTGTCCGATTACAAGGGCGAAAAAAATGTAGTCCTGTACTTTTATCCCAAGGACGACACCCCAGGTTGCACCATTGAAGCCAACGACTTTACCGGCCTTGCCGAGGAATTTGATGCGCTCGATACCGTCATCATCGGCGTTAGCAAGGACGATTGCGAAAGCCATCGGGCATTTATCAGCAAATACGGTCTGAATGTACAACTGTTGGCCGACACTTCCGGGGAACTGTGCGACAGCTACGGAGTTTGGCAAGAAGTGGAAAAAGACGGGGTCAAAAAATGGAAAATTGTCCGTTCCACCTTCATCATCGACAAAGACGGCATGTTGGTCGAAGCCATGTATGGGGTCAATCATGAAGGCCATGCCCAAGCGGTACTGGATACCATCAAAGCTTTGAACGCCTAA